Proteins encoded within one genomic window of Felis catus isolate Fca126 chromosome C1, F.catus_Fca126_mat1.0, whole genome shotgun sequence:
- the ALPI gene encoding intestinal-type alkaline phosphatase codes for MQGAWVLLLLLGLRPQLSLGTIPVEEEDPAFWNRQAAQALDAAKKLKPIQTAAKNLILFLGDGMGVPTVTATRILKGQINNKLGPETPLAMDHFPYVALSKTYNVDRQVPDSAGTATAYLCGVKANYQTIGLSAAARFDRCNTTQGNEVVSVMYRAKKAGKSVGVVTTTRVQHASPAGTYAHVVNRNWYSDADMPAKARKEGCQDIAQQLISNVDIDVILGGGRKYMFPKGTPDPEYPSDATQNGIRLDGRNLVQEWQARHQGARYVWNRQALLQASQDPSVTHLMGLFEPGDTKYEVHRNHTRDPSLMEMTEAALHLLRRNPRGFYLFVEGGRIDHGHHDGRAYLALTEAVMFDSAIDKASQLTSEKDTLTLVTADHSHVFSFGGYTLRGSSIFGLAPRKAHDNKTYTSILYGNGPGGFALKDGPRPNVSDRESGDPSYQQQAAVPLQSETHGGEDVAVFARGPQAHLVHGVQEQSFVAHVMAFAACLEPYTDCGLPPSAGPSDAAPPGPAAGPPSLPLLAGALSLLLAGAAP; via the exons atgcagggagcctgggtgctgcttctgctgctgggCCTGAGGCCACAGCTGTCCCTTGGCACCATCCCAG TTGAGGAGGAGGACCCAGCCTTCTGGAACCGCCAGGCAGCCCAAGCCCTGGATGCCGCTAAGAAGCTGAAGCCCATCCAGACGGCTGCTAAGAACCTCATTCTCTTCTTGGGGGACG GGATGGGGGTGCCCACGGTGACAGCCACTCGGATCCTAAAAGGGCAAATTAATAACAAACTGGGACCCGAGACGCCCCTGGCCATGGACCACTTTCCGTATGTGGCTCTGTCCAAG ACATACAACGTGGACAGACAGGTGCCAGATAGCGCAGGCACAGCCACAGCCTACCTGTGCGGGGTCAAGGCCAACTACCAGACCATTGGACTGAGTGCAGCTGCCCGCTTTGACCGGTGCAACACAACACAGGGCAACGAGGTCGTCTCCGTGATGTACCGGGCCAAGAAAGCAG GGAAGTCCGTGGGGGTGGTGACCACCACAAGAGTGCAGCACGCCTCGCCAGCCGGCACCTACGCGCACGTGGTCAACCGCAACTGGTACTCAGACGCGGACATGCCCGCCAAGGCCCGGAAGGAGGGGTGCCAGGACATCGCCCAGCAGCTCATCTCCAACGTGGACATTGAT GTGATCCTGGGCGGAGGCCGAAAGTACATGTTTCCCAAGGGGACGCCAGACCCTGAGTATCCGAGTGACGCCACACAGAACGGAATCAGGTTGGATGGGCGCAACCTGGTGCAGGAGTGGCAGGCCAGGCACCAG ggtgccCGGTACGTGTGGAACCGCCAGGCGCTCCTTCAGGCTTCCCAGGACCCCTCCGTAACACACCTCATGG GCCTCTTTGAGCCAGGAGACACGAAATACGAGGTCCACCGAAACCACACCCGGGACCCATCCCTGATGGAGATGACGGAGGCGGCCCTGCACCTGCTGAGGAGGAACCCCCGGGGCTTCTACCTGTTTGTGGAGG GAGGCCGCATCGACCACGGTCATCACGACGGCAGGGCTTATCTGGCACTGACGGAGGCCGTGATGTTCGATTCTGCCATCGACAAGGCCAGCCAGCTCACGAGCGAGAAGGACACTCTGACCCTTGTCACCGCTGACCACTCCCACGTCTTCTCTTTCGGTGGCTACACGCTTCGAGGCAGCTCCATTTTCG GCCTAGCCCCCCGCAAAGCCCATGACAACAAGACCTACACCTCCATCCTATACGGCAACGGGCCCGGCGGCTTCGCGCTCAAGGACGGCCCGCGGCCCAACGTCAGCGACAGAGAGAGCG GGGACCCCTCGTACCAGCAGCAGGCCGCGGTGCCCCTGCAGTCCGAGACCCACGGCGGCGAGGACGTGGCGGTGTTCGCGCGCGGCCCGCAGGCGCACCTGGTGCACGGCGTGCAGGAGCAGAGCTTCGTGGCGCACGTCATGGCCTTCGCCGCCTGCCTGGAGCCCTACACCGACTGCGGCCTGCCGCCCTCTGCCGGCCCCAGCGACGCCGCGCCCCCGGGCCCGGCCGCCGGCCCGCCGTCGCTGCCCCTGCTGGCCGGGGCGCTGTCGCTGCTGCTGGCGGGCGCCGCGCCCTGA